One Temnothorax longispinosus isolate EJ_2023e chromosome 8, Tlon_JGU_v1, whole genome shotgun sequence genomic region harbors:
- the LOC139817646 gene encoding uncharacterized protein isoform X3 produces the protein MDRQNTLSTMIFPRFCCRLERHFMLPIYAIKIWLLAQKLNINVLRDLSLAVCLDRFDELPLDSIYELSKEHFMKLIGNINLRATESHLLDITREWMNHRHDFTIPLYILEKKKQKILQGIISCEDNNGEQYIHCWDGNDFFELTSFKYPPDIVEHSSTSSSLEGMQITARKYQLYLCGGEYGIGSGIFNKNVWRYSLISKKWILETVMPVERRNMITVFLKDKLHLVGGVGRYQQELKTIDIYDIYTGVCTSSRAKIPYTFTSVPDHFIFNDKLIIYGIYDIYDDILMNILYIYLPDEDVWKTTLLERINSDLGLLTFIPSDTPPILTLKTMSCYIDVVDRDKMVLKTIAQTCNVEGCNNIIKTFSRSTLETEKKSDMYEEDHLYPLLPVECYGCSFLITPFFHEYCKPPAILLCTRTERHNLWKLHLHSIPIREPRKFRSLFFTKKNRSRRFFNLLHPADLQTTILDRI, from the exons ATGGACAGACAGAACACATTGTCAACTATGATATTTCCTCGATTTTGCTGCAG GCTTGAGAGACACTTTATGTTACCAATATATGCGATTAAAATTTGGTTACTggcacaaaaattaaatattaatgtgcTACGAGATCTTTCTTTGGCTGTTTGCTTAGATCGTTTCGATGAACTGCCACTCGATTCAATTTATGAGTTGTCGAAAGAGCATTTTATGAAGTTAATTGGAAACATCAATTTAAGAGCTACAGAATCTCATTTGCTTGATATTACACGCGAGTGGATGAACCATCGTCAT GATTTTACAATTCCTTTATATATCTTggagaagaagaaacaaaaaattttacagggTATTATATCTTGTGAAGATAATAATGGTGAACAATATATTCATTGCTGGGATGGTAATGATTTTTTTGAGTTAACTTCATTCAAATATCCTCCAGATATTGTCGAACATTCCAGCACTAGTAGTTCTCTTGAAGGAATGCAAATCACTGCGAGAA aataccAATTATATCTTTGTGGTGGAGAATATGGTATTGGTTCAGGAatattcaacaaaaatgtatgGCGTTATTCTTTGATATCTAAGAAATGGATTCTTGAGACAGT tatgccagttgaaagaagaaatatgatTACTGTGtttttgaaagacaaattgcATCTTGTAGGAGGTGTGGGACGGTATCAACAAGAACTGAAGACTATTGATATCTACGATATTTATACag GTGTGTGCACATCATCACGTGCGAAGATACCTTATACGTTTACCAGTGTTCCTGatcatttcatttttaatgataaattaattatatatggtatatatgatatatatgatGATATCTTGATGAATATTCTCTATATTTATCTCCCTGATGAGGATGTATGGAAAACAACATTATTGGAACGTATAAATTCAGATTTAGGATTATTAACTTTCATCCCATCTGATACACCGCCAATATTGACGCTTAAAACTATGTCGTGCTACATTg ATGTTGTTGATCGAGATAAAATggttttaaaaactattgcaCAGACATGCAACGTGGAAGGttgtaataacataataaaaaccTTTTCTCGCTCAACCCTTGAAACGGAAAAAAAGAGTGATATGTACGAAGAAGATCATTTATATCCTTTATTGCCTGTAGAGTGCTATGGATGTTCCTTCCTTATAACTCCATTCTTTCACGAGTATTGCAAACCACCAGCTATACTATTATGTACGCGTACTGAGAGGCATAACTTATGGAAATTACACTTACATAGTATTCCTATTCGAGAGCCAAGAAAGTTCCGTTCCTTGTTCTTTACCAAGAAAAACCGATCTagaagattttttaatctacttCATCCAGCTGACTTGCAAACCACGATTTTAGATCGTATTTGA
- the LOC139818147 gene encoding uncharacterized protein isoform X2, with the protein MSEKSTAAKVAVVKSAEKSKETIYESKEHCSGKKEQTPSEKPMEYMKEMAEKVEEAHEIDTSSSVEITPKTSTSNKPESLDDKDLLPLPKIVAKFCLSGKSEDSEAKKICQILKTTSEKSTPIKLEAPEVLKVLKVSQTPKITSEMFAFNKSDIPEVPEKNQVTKTVPETSTSNKIVKTRQTHNATSKMSTSSNSEHNNSENNNCEDDNFENNNPEDNNPEDNNPEDNHPEDNNPENNNIEDNNLQAGNAENNNSEDNNSEDSSEDDYSEDNNSEDRFYKEPGSADEEMTFVMSEIRREVIRKKIKSKPQLPKSMPDFEKSYLVLATHHIASTLPVGLFEVFAEMIQFVTNRQVLLLHKCEGNRLFVGENIDIVVLPASETWKDGVLLPASFVFDHPLNKTNSANVYVDIVTTSDCTSRINLHNHQSPQSITDLQQYKWAIPSAQIESHPFSVRDLLFDHLRLKDVNLKSGNILDVRTQLDVLKSVLSRRAEVGVLESPVIRCQKNGAYSSSINNLLILNYFGTLPPYRIMVKKPLADKLNEHLATYLLDVNKDAEFVKRLSSFGVTSFAKNSMDNYNNDDKCVITHFS; encoded by the exons ATGAGCGAAAAGTCGACTGCTGCAAAAGTCGCGGTCGTCAAATCAGCCGAAAAATCAAAGGAGACCATATACGAATCGAAGGAACATTGCTCGGGGAAGAAGGAGCAAACTCCGAGCGAGAAACCGATGGAATATATGAAAGAGATGGCAGAGAAAGTAGAAGAAGCGCATGAAATAGATACTTCGTCAAGTGTCGAGATTACGCCTAAAACCTCTACCTCCAACAAGCCAGAAAGCCTTGATGATAAAGACCTACTCCCACTACCCAAGATTGTGGCTAAATTTTGCCTCTCCGGCAAATCTGAGGATTCTGAAGCTAAGAAAATATGCCAAATACTCAAGACTACATCCGAAAAATCCACCCCCATCAAACTTGAGGCTCCTGAAGTACTAAAAGTTCTAAAAGTATCCCAAACGCCCAAGATTACATCCGAAATGTTCGCCTTCAACAAATCTGACATTCCTGAAGTTCCTGAAAAAAACCAAGTGACCAAGACTGTACCCGAGACCTCCACTTCCAACAAAA TTGTAAAAACACGTCAAACGCACAACGCTACGTCTAAAATGTCGACCTCTTCTAACTCTGAGCAtaataattctgaaaataacAATTGTGAGGATGACAATTTTGAGAACAACAATCCTGAGGACAACAATCCTGAGGACAACAATCCTGAGGACAACCATCCTGAGGACAACAATCCTGAGAACAATAATATTGAGGATAACAATTTACAGGCTGGCAATGCTGAGAATAACAATTCTGAAGATAATAATTCTGAGGACAGTTCTGAGGATGACTATTCTGAAGATAACAATTCTGAAGATAGGTTTTATAAGGAACCTGGCAGTGCAGACGAGGAAATGACGTTCGTAATGAGCGAAATACGT AGGGAAGTCATtcgaaaaaagattaaaagtaaACCGCAGCTGCCTAAATCAATGCCGGATTTCGAGAAATCTTATTTGGTCCTCGCAACGCATCATATAGCGTCAACACTGCCGGTCGGACTCTTCGAGGTGTTCGCAGAAATGATCCAATTTGTCACGAATAGGCAAGTTTTGTTATTGCACAAGTGTGAAGGAAACCGCTTATTCGTCGGAGAAAACATTGACATAG TTGTCCTGCCAGCGTCCGAAACCTGGAAGGATGGTGTGCTCTTACCCGCAAGTTTTGTTTTCGATCATCCTCTAAATAAGACCAATTCGGCAAACGTGTACGTCGATATAGTCACCACATCGGATTGTACTTCACgcataaatttacataatcac CAATCACCGCAGAGTATCACGGATTTGCAACAATACAAGTGGGCCATTCCAAGTGCACAAATTGAGTCCCACCCATTCAGCGTCCGCGATTTGCTCTTTGATCATTTACGTTTGAAAGACGTAAACCTTAAATCTGGCAATATACTTG ATGTTAGAACGCAGTTGGATGTATTGAAAAGCGTCCTAAGTCGTCGGGCGGAAGTGGGAGTTCTGGAATCACCGGTAATTAGATGCCAAAAGAACGGTGCCTACTCGAGTAGTATAAACAATCTTCTTATTCTCAACTATTTTGGAACTTTGCCGCCCTACCGCATTATGGTTAAAAAACCGCTAG CGGACAAACTGAACGAACATCTCGCGACCTATCTGCTTGATGTAAACAAAGACGCTGAATTTGTGAAGAGACTGTCATCCTTTGGCGTCACAAGTTTTGCCAAGAACTCGATGGATAACTACAATAACGATGACAAGTGCGTAATCACGCATTTTAGTTAG
- the LOC139818134 gene encoding F-box/LRR-repeat protein 4-like — MTSHYPPFYCESCSRYPYVGRVSVGEEGSVDFIYQFAKKRFVPKNHENISIYHTAPDIIGPPKFQNYGQLFHLPLFFEKLLIYNGDVDISISPWQNEHEDGTNCIWQSKTNKNNYICVEFHEAVYPIRVCIYEIHHPGSVIEISAQDSNNKWFKLWDKSSHFVPPTSRLFSPPLSHSCNFKTKMLKLTFKNSSPVFYTKLDAVMLIGTSKLSFSRHLNENLPNLLKRINCVYSSCHDVHNLTADLKSAHLDIVDLQQNFLEYGIIRKSDIRRVSYKSNLKQKVSQEVIPCYEQLLGRRYSPRVLLKIHSNYARRIKLSSDKSTDLSRCSLSALPNEMLLIILKYLDLTTLCRMKYVDERFNNLIQDYELYTRLIIRNVSRTDMHDIFCYFIPRCKNLQQLDLTGSNFYVNDFVNFLDNCGRNLTHLRLSQCRCDVNINPVLLKTSEICKNLKELDLSHCRLIDDEGFSYLENLEGLEYLNLVQTRVRTERLCKILQKNQRIREVDWASKHIILEAVAMELGNSCRDLEVIKFSAHHLTPQSISALANCKNLRKVHFDGPFGYSVIYDSLFKLLSSYQNLQEVYFLCTVLTDHWLELLAQCKNLKKLYFRVVKFHTPDKYSVIFEQCLNLQEFYFMHCDISDQLINQWKERYPHVSVYTYDRN; from the exons atgacaTCCCATTATCCACCTTTTTATTGCGAGAGTTGTAGTCGATATCCTTATGTCGGCAGAGTATCCGTAGGAGAAGAGGGTAGTGTTGACTTCATCTATCAATTTGCGAAGAAGAGATTTGTTCCCAAGAACCATGAGAATATTAGCATATATCACACTGCTCCTGACATAATTGGACCACCCAAATTTCAAAACTATGGACAACTATTTCATTTACCattgttttttgaaaaattgttg ATATACAATGGAGATGtcgatatttcaatatctccATGGCAAAACGAACATGAAGATGGGACTAATTGTATTTGGCAATCGAAGacgaacaaaaataattatattt gTGTCGAGTTTCATGAAGCTGTATATCCAATCAGAGTCTGTATTTACGAAATACATCATCCTGGAAGCGTAATTGAAATTTCGGCTCAAGATTCTAATAATAAGTGGTTTAAGTTGTGGGATAAATCGTCTCATTTTGTACCGCCgacatcaagattattttctccacCGTTATCGCATTCGTGTAACTTTAAAACCAAAATGCTCAAACTAACATTTAAAAACAGTTCACCTGTCTTTTACACAAAGCTAGATGCTGTGATGCTCATCGGAACATCAAAATTGAGCTTTTCTAGACATCTTAACGAGAACTTACCTAAtctgttaaaaagaattaattgcgTATACTCTTCATGCCATGACGTTCATAATTTAACAGCAGATTTAAAAAGTGCACACTTGGATATAGTTGATCTGCAACAGAATTTTCTCGAATATGGTATTATTCGTAAAAG CGATATAAGAAGGGTTTCTTATAAGAGTAATTTGAAGCAAAAGGTATCCCAGGAGGTAATTCCTTGTTATGAGCAACTTCTTGGACGGAGATATTCACCtcgtgttttattaaaaattcattcaaATTATGCAAGGCGGATAAAACTCTCTTCGGATAAATCCACGGACCTATCACGTTGCAGTTTATCTGCGCTTCCT AATGAAATgctactaataatattaaaatacttggaTTTGACGACGTTATGCCGCATGAAATATGTAGATGAacgctttaataatttaatacaagaCTATGAACTCTATACACGTTTGATCATTCGAAATGTATCTCGTACAGATATGcacgatatattttgttactttatacctagatgtaaaaatttgcaacaattaGATCTTACAGGAAGCAACTTTTATGTTAATGATTTCGTAAACTTTCTTGATAATTGTGGCAGAAATTTAACGCACTTAAGATTAAGTCAATGTCGTTGCGATGTCAATATAAATCCTGTTCTACTTAAAACTTCAgagatatgcaaaaatttgaaag aattgGATCTAAGTCACTGTCGACTCATAGACGACGAAGGATTTTCGTACCTCGAGAATCTGGAAGGTTTGGAATATTTAAACCTTGTTCAAACACGTGTAAGAACTGAACGtctttgcaaaatactgcaaaaaaatcAACGGATCCGTGAGGTAGATTGGGCATCAAAGCATATTATATTAGAAGCAGTTGCAATGGAGTTGGGAAATTCGTGTCGTGACTTGGAAGTAATAAAGTTTTCTGCACATCATCTTACACCTCAGAGTATTAGTGCTTTAGCTAACTgtaagaatttacgaaaagtgCACTTTGATGGTCC attcGGTTATTCAGTTATTTATGATagcttatttaaattactttcctCTTATCAAAACTTGCaagaagtttattttttatgtactgtCCTCACTGATCACTGGTTGGAATTACTAGCGCAGtgcaaaaacttgaaaaagttatattttcgTGTTGTGAAATTTCATACACCTGATAAATATTCCGTTATTTTTGAACAGTGTCTTAACCTGCaagagttttattttatgcacTGTGATATAAGcgatcaattaattaatcagtGGAAAGAGAGGTATCCGCATGTGTCTGTCTATACATACGACAGAAACTGA
- the LOC139817646 gene encoding uncharacterized protein isoform X2, which produces MESNSKEGNSGKPRETVTLVLKEERFEVEKQKLIDKSQYFAALLSANFLEYGQTEHIVNYDISSILLQDFIGWTHDKIAFTSATSYDFEELDRLLSLLELGILFAADKLIEDITDRLERHFMLPIYAIKIWLLAQKLNINVLRDLSLAVCLDRFDELPLDSIYELSKEHFMKLIGNINLRATESHLLDITREWMNHRHDFTIPLYILEKKKQKILQGIISCEDNNGEQYIHCWDGNDFFELTSFKYPPDIVEHSSTSSSLEGMQITARKYQLYLCGGEYGIGSGIFNKNVWRYSLISKKWILETVMPVERRNMITVFLKDKLHLVGGVGRYQQELKTIDIYDIYTDLGLLTFIPSDTPPILTLKTMSCYIDVVDRDKMVLKTIAQTCNVEGCNNIIKTFSRSTLETEKKSDMYEEDHLYPLLPVECYGCSFLITPFFHEYCKPPAILLCTRTERHNLWKLHLHSIPIREPRKFRSLFFTKKNRSRRFFNLLHPADLQTTILDRI; this is translated from the exons ATGGAAAGTAACAGCAAAGAGGGAAACAGTGGAAAACCACGCGAAACAGTGACGTTGGTTCTCAAAGAGGAGCGATTCGAAGTTGAGAAGCAAAAATTGATCGACAAGAGTCAGTACTTTGCTGCGCTTTTATCCGCGAATTTTCTAGAATATGGACAGACAGAACACATTGTCAACTATGATATTTCCTCGATTTTGCTGCAG gaTTTTATTGGTTGGACTCATGacaaaattgcatttacatCTGCAACAAGTTATGACTTTGAAGAGCTTGATCGTCTCTTGAGTCTATTGGAATTAGGCATTCTATTTGCAgcagataaattaatagaagataTAACCGACAGGCTTGAGAGACACTTTATGTTACCAATATATGCGATTAAAATTTGGTTACTggcacaaaaattaaatattaatgtgcTACGAGATCTTTCTTTGGCTGTTTGCTTAGATCGTTTCGATGAACTGCCACTCGATTCAATTTATGAGTTGTCGAAAGAGCATTTTATGAAGTTAATTGGAAACATCAATTTAAGAGCTACAGAATCTCATTTGCTTGATATTACACGCGAGTGGATGAACCATCGTCAT GATTTTACAATTCCTTTATATATCTTggagaagaagaaacaaaaaattttacagggTATTATATCTTGTGAAGATAATAATGGTGAACAATATATTCATTGCTGGGATGGTAATGATTTTTTTGAGTTAACTTCATTCAAATATCCTCCAGATATTGTCGAACATTCCAGCACTAGTAGTTCTCTTGAAGGAATGCAAATCACTGCGAGAA aataccAATTATATCTTTGTGGTGGAGAATATGGTATTGGTTCAGGAatattcaacaaaaatgtatgGCGTTATTCTTTGATATCTAAGAAATGGATTCTTGAGACAGT tatgccagttgaaagaagaaatatgatTACTGTGtttttgaaagacaaattgcATCTTGTAGGAGGTGTGGGACGGTATCAACAAGAACTGAAGACTATTGATATCTACGATATTTATACag ATTTAGGATTATTAACTTTCATCCCATCTGATACACCGCCAATATTGACGCTTAAAACTATGTCGTGCTACATTg ATGTTGTTGATCGAGATAAAATggttttaaaaactattgcaCAGACATGCAACGTGGAAGGttgtaataacataataaaaaccTTTTCTCGCTCAACCCTTGAAACGGAAAAAAAGAGTGATATGTACGAAGAAGATCATTTATATCCTTTATTGCCTGTAGAGTGCTATGGATGTTCCTTCCTTATAACTCCATTCTTTCACGAGTATTGCAAACCACCAGCTATACTATTATGTACGCGTACTGAGAGGCATAACTTATGGAAATTACACTTACATAGTATTCCTATTCGAGAGCCAAGAAAGTTCCGTTCCTTGTTCTTTACCAAGAAAAACCGATCTagaagattttttaatctacttCATCCAGCTGACTTGCAAACCACGATTTTAGATCGTATTTGA
- the LOC139818147 gene encoding uncharacterized protein isoform X1 has protein sequence MSEKSTAAKVAVVKSAEKSKETIYESKEHCSGKKEQTPSEKPMEYMKEMAEKVEEAHEIDTSSSVEITPKTSTSNKPESLDDKDLLPLPKIVAKFCLSGKSEDSEAKKICQILKTTSEKSTPIKLEAPEVLKVLKVSQTPKITSEMFAFNKSDIPEVPEKNQVTKTVPETSTSNKSEEPEIPEVRQTCSTAYQISVPIKIDDLEVVKTRQTHNATSKMSTSSNSEHNNSENNNCEDDNFENNNPEDNNPEDNNPEDNHPEDNNPENNNIEDNNLQAGNAENNNSEDNNSEDSSEDDYSEDNNSEDRFYKEPGSADEEMTFVMSEIRREVIRKKIKSKPQLPKSMPDFEKSYLVLATHHIASTLPVGLFEVFAEMIQFVTNRQVLLLHKCEGNRLFVGENIDIVVLPASETWKDGVLLPASFVFDHPLNKTNSANVYVDIVTTSDCTSRINLHNHQSPQSITDLQQYKWAIPSAQIESHPFSVRDLLFDHLRLKDVNLKSGNILDVRTQLDVLKSVLSRRAEVGVLESPVIRCQKNGAYSSSINNLLILNYFGTLPPYRIMVKKPLADKLNEHLATYLLDVNKDAEFVKRLSSFGVTSFAKNSMDNYNNDDKCVITHFS, from the exons ATGAGCGAAAAGTCGACTGCTGCAAAAGTCGCGGTCGTCAAATCAGCCGAAAAATCAAAGGAGACCATATACGAATCGAAGGAACATTGCTCGGGGAAGAAGGAGCAAACTCCGAGCGAGAAACCGATGGAATATATGAAAGAGATGGCAGAGAAAGTAGAAGAAGCGCATGAAATAGATACTTCGTCAAGTGTCGAGATTACGCCTAAAACCTCTACCTCCAACAAGCCAGAAAGCCTTGATGATAAAGACCTACTCCCACTACCCAAGATTGTGGCTAAATTTTGCCTCTCCGGCAAATCTGAGGATTCTGAAGCTAAGAAAATATGCCAAATACTCAAGACTACATCCGAAAAATCCACCCCCATCAAACTTGAGGCTCCTGAAGTACTAAAAGTTCTAAAAGTATCCCAAACGCCCAAGATTACATCCGAAATGTTCGCCTTCAACAAATCTGACATTCCTGAAGTTCCTGAAAAAAACCAAGTGACCAAGACTGTACCCGAGACCTCCACTTCCAACAAAAGTGAGGAGCCTGAAATTCCAGAAGTACGCCAAACGTGCAGTACTGCGTACCAAATCTCTGTACCCATAAAAATTGATGATCTTGAAGTTGTAAAAACACGTCAAACGCACAACGCTACGTCTAAAATGTCGACCTCTTCTAACTCTGAGCAtaataattctgaaaataacAATTGTGAGGATGACAATTTTGAGAACAACAATCCTGAGGACAACAATCCTGAGGACAACAATCCTGAGGACAACCATCCTGAGGACAACAATCCTGAGAACAATAATATTGAGGATAACAATTTACAGGCTGGCAATGCTGAGAATAACAATTCTGAAGATAATAATTCTGAGGACAGTTCTGAGGATGACTATTCTGAAGATAACAATTCTGAAGATAGGTTTTATAAGGAACCTGGCAGTGCAGACGAGGAAATGACGTTCGTAATGAGCGAAATACGT AGGGAAGTCATtcgaaaaaagattaaaagtaaACCGCAGCTGCCTAAATCAATGCCGGATTTCGAGAAATCTTATTTGGTCCTCGCAACGCATCATATAGCGTCAACACTGCCGGTCGGACTCTTCGAGGTGTTCGCAGAAATGATCCAATTTGTCACGAATAGGCAAGTTTTGTTATTGCACAAGTGTGAAGGAAACCGCTTATTCGTCGGAGAAAACATTGACATAG TTGTCCTGCCAGCGTCCGAAACCTGGAAGGATGGTGTGCTCTTACCCGCAAGTTTTGTTTTCGATCATCCTCTAAATAAGACCAATTCGGCAAACGTGTACGTCGATATAGTCACCACATCGGATTGTACTTCACgcataaatttacataatcac CAATCACCGCAGAGTATCACGGATTTGCAACAATACAAGTGGGCCATTCCAAGTGCACAAATTGAGTCCCACCCATTCAGCGTCCGCGATTTGCTCTTTGATCATTTACGTTTGAAAGACGTAAACCTTAAATCTGGCAATATACTTG ATGTTAGAACGCAGTTGGATGTATTGAAAAGCGTCCTAAGTCGTCGGGCGGAAGTGGGAGTTCTGGAATCACCGGTAATTAGATGCCAAAAGAACGGTGCCTACTCGAGTAGTATAAACAATCTTCTTATTCTCAACTATTTTGGAACTTTGCCGCCCTACCGCATTATGGTTAAAAAACCGCTAG CGGACAAACTGAACGAACATCTCGCGACCTATCTGCTTGATGTAAACAAAGACGCTGAATTTGTGAAGAGACTGTCATCCTTTGGCGTCACAAGTTTTGCCAAGAACTCGATGGATAACTACAATAACGATGACAAGTGCGTAATCACGCATTTTAGTTAG
- the LOC139817646 gene encoding uncharacterized protein isoform X1, giving the protein MESNSKEGNSGKPRETVTLVLKEERFEVEKQKLIDKSQYFAALLSANFLEYGQTEHIVNYDISSILLQDFIGWTHDKIAFTSATSYDFEELDRLLSLLELGILFAADKLIEDITDRLERHFMLPIYAIKIWLLAQKLNINVLRDLSLAVCLDRFDELPLDSIYELSKEHFMKLIGNINLRATESHLLDITREWMNHRHDFTIPLYILEKKKQKILQGIISCEDNNGEQYIHCWDGNDFFELTSFKYPPDIVEHSSTSSSLEGMQITARKYQLYLCGGEYGIGSGIFNKNVWRYSLISKKWILETVMPVERRNMITVFLKDKLHLVGGVGRYQQELKTIDIYDIYTGVCTSSRAKIPYTFTSVPDHFIFNDKLIIYGIYDIYDDILMNILYIYLPDEDVWKTTLLERINSDLGLLTFIPSDTPPILTLKTMSCYIDVVDRDKMVLKTIAQTCNVEGCNNIIKTFSRSTLETEKKSDMYEEDHLYPLLPVECYGCSFLITPFFHEYCKPPAILLCTRTERHNLWKLHLHSIPIREPRKFRSLFFTKKNRSRRFFNLLHPADLQTTILDRI; this is encoded by the exons ATGGAAAGTAACAGCAAAGAGGGAAACAGTGGAAAACCACGCGAAACAGTGACGTTGGTTCTCAAAGAGGAGCGATTCGAAGTTGAGAAGCAAAAATTGATCGACAAGAGTCAGTACTTTGCTGCGCTTTTATCCGCGAATTTTCTAGAATATGGACAGACAGAACACATTGTCAACTATGATATTTCCTCGATTTTGCTGCAG gaTTTTATTGGTTGGACTCATGacaaaattgcatttacatCTGCAACAAGTTATGACTTTGAAGAGCTTGATCGTCTCTTGAGTCTATTGGAATTAGGCATTCTATTTGCAgcagataaattaatagaagataTAACCGACAGGCTTGAGAGACACTTTATGTTACCAATATATGCGATTAAAATTTGGTTACTggcacaaaaattaaatattaatgtgcTACGAGATCTTTCTTTGGCTGTTTGCTTAGATCGTTTCGATGAACTGCCACTCGATTCAATTTATGAGTTGTCGAAAGAGCATTTTATGAAGTTAATTGGAAACATCAATTTAAGAGCTACAGAATCTCATTTGCTTGATATTACACGCGAGTGGATGAACCATCGTCAT GATTTTACAATTCCTTTATATATCTTggagaagaagaaacaaaaaattttacagggTATTATATCTTGTGAAGATAATAATGGTGAACAATATATTCATTGCTGGGATGGTAATGATTTTTTTGAGTTAACTTCATTCAAATATCCTCCAGATATTGTCGAACATTCCAGCACTAGTAGTTCTCTTGAAGGAATGCAAATCACTGCGAGAA aataccAATTATATCTTTGTGGTGGAGAATATGGTATTGGTTCAGGAatattcaacaaaaatgtatgGCGTTATTCTTTGATATCTAAGAAATGGATTCTTGAGACAGT tatgccagttgaaagaagaaatatgatTACTGTGtttttgaaagacaaattgcATCTTGTAGGAGGTGTGGGACGGTATCAACAAGAACTGAAGACTATTGATATCTACGATATTTATACag GTGTGTGCACATCATCACGTGCGAAGATACCTTATACGTTTACCAGTGTTCCTGatcatttcatttttaatgataaattaattatatatggtatatatgatatatatgatGATATCTTGATGAATATTCTCTATATTTATCTCCCTGATGAGGATGTATGGAAAACAACATTATTGGAACGTATAAATTCAGATTTAGGATTATTAACTTTCATCCCATCTGATACACCGCCAATATTGACGCTTAAAACTATGTCGTGCTACATTg ATGTTGTTGATCGAGATAAAATggttttaaaaactattgcaCAGACATGCAACGTGGAAGGttgtaataacataataaaaaccTTTTCTCGCTCAACCCTTGAAACGGAAAAAAAGAGTGATATGTACGAAGAAGATCATTTATATCCTTTATTGCCTGTAGAGTGCTATGGATGTTCCTTCCTTATAACTCCATTCTTTCACGAGTATTGCAAACCACCAGCTATACTATTATGTACGCGTACTGAGAGGCATAACTTATGGAAATTACACTTACATAGTATTCCTATTCGAGAGCCAAGAAAGTTCCGTTCCTTGTTCTTTACCAAGAAAAACCGATCTagaagattttttaatctacttCATCCAGCTGACTTGCAAACCACGATTTTAGATCGTATTTGA